The genomic window CCTATCGCTACCCACAGCTGCAAAATGATGAGTTTGAGCGTCAGTGCACTGCTATGCTCACCCAAGGCATCATCTGACCGAGCACATCTCCGTTCTCTGCCTCGTGTTGTTGGTGCGCAAGGCGAACAACTCCTAGCGCTTTTACATTGACTACCGGGCCCTCAATGCCAAGACGTCCAAGGACAAATTCCTGATTCCAGGTTGTCGATGAGCTTCTCGACGAGCTTCATGGGgctcgcttcttcaccaagctcaaTTTGCGCTCGGGCTACCACCAAGTGCGGATGTACCCCGACGACGTCGCCAAGACAGCGTTCCGCACTCACCATGGCCATTTTGAGTTCCTGGTCATGCCGTTCGGCCTTTCCAACGCGCTGGCTACTTTCCAGGCTTTGATGAATGACGTGCTCCGCCCCTTTTTGTGCAGGTTCGTGCTTGTGTTTTTTGACGACATACTCATATATAGCGCCTCTTGGGCCAAACACCTGCAGCACCTCAGCATCATCCTCCACGCACCAGCTCCACCTCAAGCACTCCAAGTGTTCCTTTGGGGCGTCTTCGGTGGCCTACCTTGGACACGTAATATCAGTGGGCGGCATCACCATGGACTGCCAAGAAGGTGGTTGCAGTCGCCTCTTGGCCAGGCACCTTGCTCCGCCCGTGGGCTAGCGGGGCTTCTTGGGCCTCACCGGCTATTACTAGAAGTTCATCCTGCAACTTCAACCTCATCGCCGCGCCGCTGATGTGCCTCCTATGGAAGGAGGCATTTGCCTAGGATGACGAGGCAAACGTGGCGTTCCAAGCACTCAAGGGTGCCCTGTCCATGGGACCCGTCCTCCAAATGCCCGACTTCGACAAGTCGTTCGTGGTGGACTGTGATGCGTCAGGTGCGGGGTTTAGCAGTTGTTCTCCACCAAGACGCCGGACCCCTCGCTCTCTTCAGCCAACCCTTCGTTGCTCATCATCTCAAGCTCGCCGCCTATGAACATGAGCTGATTAGGGCTAGTTCAGGCTGTACTGTCGCTGGCGACCATACCTATGGGGGCGTCATTTTCTTGTTCGTACAGATCACTAAAGCCTCAAGTTCCTACTGGACCAACGTCTCTCAACTATACCTCAACACCAGTGGATCAACAAGTTGTTTGGCTTTGATTTTGCTGTGGAGTATCGCCCTGGCCGCCTGAACATCATGGCGGATGCGCTGTCCCACCGTGGCATGGAAGAGGGTATAGCTCCTATTCTCGCTGCTCATGCCCTCTTCGGATCGACTGTTCGCCCTCTTCGATGACATCCGTCGAGCTACAGCAGCAGTCGTGGACGCCCAACAGCTCCTCCAGCGCTTGTAGGCTAGCGAGCTGCCAGCACCATGGCACTTCGACGACGGTATCCTtctccatgggtcccgcacctTCGTCCCTGACCATGACGACCTGCGCCACCATGTACTCCTCTTGGCTCATTCGGCGGGCCATGAGTGAGTCCAGAAGACTCTGTACCGCCTGCGCACCGACTTCTACATTCCAGGAGACCGCGCCCTTGTCCAGGATTGGGTGCAGGCGTGTAGCACTTTCCAGCGGAACAAGACAGGAGTCGCCACAGCCCGTCGGCCTGCTGTAGTCCCCTCGATGTTCCGTCCTAGGTGTGGGtggatatctccatggacttcatcgaggGGCAGCCCAAGGTCAGCGGCAAATCCATCATTCTCACGGTGGTCGATCGCTTCTCAAAGTATGCGCATTTCATCGCCCTCGGTCACCCTACACTGTCGCCTCCGTCGCCCGTGCTTTCTTCGATGGCATCGTTCGACTGCATGGTTTCCCTTCTTCCATCGTCAGTGATAGGGACCCCATGTTCACCGGTCATGTGTGGCGCGACCTCTTCAAGATGGCCGGCGTCACTTTGCGCATGAGCACGGCCTTCCACGCTCAGACGGACGACCAGTCTGAGGTGGTCAACAAGGTGATTGTTATGTATTTACGCTGTGTTACAGGTGCTCGGCCGTGGACGTGGGTGGACTAGTTGACTTGGGCGAAGTATTGCTACAACACCTCCTTTCATACCGCCCTGCATGCCACCCTGTTCGAAGTGGTCTACGGCCGGCCGCCCCTGCCAATACTACCATACAAGCCGGGGTCGGCGCGAACTGACATGGCTGACGCCTTACTCCGCAGCTGGGATGAGGTGCTCGCTGAGGTCCGGCAGCGCCTCCTTCAAGCGCAGCAGCTATCTAAGAAGTACTACGACGCCGGCCACCGTGACCTGGAGTTTGCTGTGGGCGATTGGGTTTGACTGCGCCTGCTTCATCGGACCATGCAGTCTTTGGAGCCCCGGGCCaaagggaagcttggccctcgctACGCCGGGCCATTCCAGGTGCTGGAGCGCATTGGCAGGGTTGCCTACCGGCTACAGCTCTCGGACGGCGCTCGCCTGCATGACGTCTTCCATGTGGGCTTGCTCAAACCTCACAAGGGGGACCCTCTGGCCACGCTTGATGCTCTACCGTCACTGCTGGATGGTCGACTCCTTCCTGCTCCCGAGCGCACTCTCCGAGCTCAACTCCGGCGGGGCGCTTGGCACGTCCTCATCCAATGGCGTGGACTGCCCAGCGACGAAGCCACCTAGGAGCTCCTCGACGACTTCAAAGGCCTCTACCCCgactttcagctcgaggacgagctgtttgcgcaggcggggagagatgttatgaccggcgtcTATTATAATAGGCGCAGGCCCATTAGTGGCTAGAGGAGGACGCCGGCTATAGGGGCTAAGAgcccatattattattatttgctaTTTATGGTATTTATTCCTTAATTATAGGATCCTAGAGAGAATAAGTACTCTGTAAACAATTGAGATTGTAATTAAGCAGAAGCAACATATTTATTGGCGGCTTCCCTTGGGAGCCCTAGCcgcacctcctcttcctccttgcgCCGTGATCACCACGGCGCCAACCCTCCGCCGTTTCCCTAAGCTTCGCCCTCCGCTCTTCCACCCCTATAACCTACGCAGCAACTCTGGTAGGGCATCAAGTCCTGTCATTTATATATTTTGATGAAGTGAACATGTGGTACCAACTACAATGAAGCATTATATCAGGATTCTTGGGATTAAGCATGTAATAAGCCTACTAAATCAAGAAGTGACAAAATTCTAGCAGATGGATGGATGTTAATACTTTGTTTGATGATTTTGGTAATTCTTATGATGCATATGGTTTTAAGTAACAATGATGACCAGAGCGGACAACGGCCGCTAGACATGGACAATGATAATGTAGGTTGTTGATGATCTCAGAAAACAAGTAAGTTTCGATCCTGGCAGTgtgttttggtgtgctttgcccccTGTGAGACAGCAGCTACTACTGAGCTGTTGTGTCTTCCATGCAGGGTGGCACCACTGTCCCGATGGCTGGATCTCTTCTATCCTTTCCCTTTTTTTTTGTAGTAGGCCTCATTTATTTAGTCTCTCATTTAACCCTTGCTAAGAATTGCCATACGAATAGTACTAGCTGATGTGTTGGGCATTCCAAAAGAAACGCATCTTGCCATCAGTATTGTTTTGCATTGCAGTGAGAGCAATAGACTAATTTTATTTGGTCCTATAACACTTAGTTGATTCTGTTTCTATAATTAAGCACTGTTTATGAGTAAGGTTGTAGCTAGCGCCTGTGTGCATTCACAGTATGAGAGCTGTGACTTTACTCATAAACAGTGCTATTGTTACGTGGTTACAATTTTACAGCACATGCATCACTTTAGTAGCGTGTTGTTACTATATGTGCGGTTCTATCTTCTATGAAATGGCTACAGGTTTGtcatgtccccccccccccccccccccccccccccctctcttatTCTTGCTTTTATTTCAATAAACCTTTTTCTTTATTGCTTTATAAAGCAGCCTTTGCTTACTGCTCTCTCTCCCCAGTAATGCTGAAACCGAACTGCACACTCATTCGGGCTGTTATCTGTTTCCAGCTTTGGCTTTGCTACTCAATATGAGAACACTAAAAGAAGTAATGTCAGGGACAGCTACTTCACAAGTACACTTATCTGCATCTTGTATCTGTGTTTGATGCTTCACTGGAAAAAGAACAACAACACATGTATAGTAGATTCCACTGAGTACCCATACACTGACCTTGTCTATTATTTCCTTGCATATTCCACCTTGTTGATTCATTGGAGAAATAACAACGTCTGGAATAGATTCAGAAACAACACCCTTGTCAATACCTGCTCCTCTTTTGCTTACTTAGCTATTTGAACATTGTTGTTCCTTCCTCATTCTCAAACAATTGCTATTTCCTCactttggttcgtcggcagcatCGCCTGTGCACGCCCAAGAGGTATCCAGATTGTCTGACAAGGCAATTTGTTGCCTAGCTGAGCCACCTCAATATCAAGGCATTTTGATTTCTCTTCTTTCTTTGGCCCTTTCTTTCTTTGACACATGGGTAACTATTGTTATCTAGCTGTTAAAAAATTGGATTTTGGTTTCTTTGCAGGCTGTAACTGAATGCTGAGGAAAAGGGTTCCTGGCTACAGCTTGGGAGTGGGAGTATACACCTAATGTTTTGGTTCGTATGGTGGCCAATAGGTTTTCTGCAACTGGGGTTTGTGCAGCTTGCTTCAACAAGGCTTTTCTTGTTTGCTAACCAGTGAGATTCTATTTGAGATAATCATTTATTCAGATCTATAACACATACTGCAATGAGGATGAATTGAGCATATGACATGGATCTGTAGCATATGACATACTCTTAAACATGGTTGTCTATACCTCGTTATACTGTTATTGTTTCTAATAACCCCGCTCGATTTGAAGAAATTGTGGCCAGTATAGAATACCACTACATGCTGATAATTTATCTGCATAATGCTCAGAAAAATAGCTTCAGAATCAACAGTGCTTTTGTCAGGATTCTTCGGTGTCGATGGATCCTGTTTCTCTTTTGCCTTATTCCATTTATGTCATTGTTTGGACTGTCAACTGATGTGAGCAGGTTACTGTTACTCCTTACCTAATATGGGATTCACTGTTACTTACTACTTGTGAATATTTCTGTTTTTACCTAAAGAGATATTGTGCACATGCCTATTCTCCTATTGGTGATAGGATGAATTTCAATACCCTCTATGGTATTCCTTTGTTTTATAACGACCAGTGACTTCACTCTTCAAATCATGAACATATTTTAGTTGTTGTAGTCCCTATTCTCCCTTCGTTTGAGGTGGGAGTGGCTACGATGAACCGACGACAGTAGAATCTGGATCAATTTGCCTCGCAGCTCTGAACGCATTGTCAAGGCAATGCTTGAGGCGTTCCCTGATCATTCAAGTCGGAGACGGTCGCAAGACGAGCTTTTGGACTCATAGATGGATCCATGGCATTAGGGATTTACCATATAGATCGACAAATGTGTCTATAGAGTGTTCTGATTACCCCTGCAGATTTACCAACTGAATCAGTTTGTTTTCTGCACCAGTTATCTTTAAACTTGGCGCTCTGCCTCCCAACCGATCCAGGCGACCACAATGCACAGAGGCAAAGCCCTCCGCTCTCGCCCCATCCAGCGGCGCCCGCCGGCCGCTGAACCCCCGCCGCCCGTTTCTCCCCCATGGTACGCGGCGCCGCGGTCGACGCTCCCGCCCCCGGGCGAGGCCGATCCTCTCCTCATCACGGCGTCCGAGGTTGCGCTCGGCCTCCCCGTCCACCCGGCGCCGCtcccggccgccgcgcccgcgcccctgCTCCGCCTCCTCCCGGCCTTCACCTCCGcgcacttcctctccctcctccgccGCAACCCGCTCGCCCTCCAGCCGCTCCCGCTCCTCTCCCTCTTCCGCGTCCTCCTCGCCTCGCCGCCGGGCCTCTTCCGCCACACTCCGGCCTCCTTCCTCTCCATGTCTCACCTCCTCATCGCCCACCGCCTCCCCCACCTTGCACtccccctcctccgcctcctcgtcTCCCGCCTTGGCCGCGACTCCCCGCCGCGGCTCCTCCCGCTGCTCCTCTCCGCAGCCTCCACCGATGACCCGGCACCACTCGTGTCCGCGGTCGCCAAAGCATACGCCGATGAGGGCCTCCTACCCGATGGatgctccctcctcctcctcgcgctcCGCCGCGGCGTCCGCGTCACCCTGCCCGCGTGGTCCGATCTCATGAATCGGCTTCCCTCTATTCCTGAAGCCTACACCTTCTACCTGCAGCTGCTCGACGCAGGCGTGCCCCCGGAGGCCAAGCAGTTTAACATGCTAATGCGTGACATGATTAGATCAGGCAAACTTGCCAGTGCGCGGAATGTGTTCGATGAAATGTTGAGGAGGGGTGTGCAGCCAACGGTAGTGACCTTCAACACATTGATGTCTGGGATGTGCAAGGCATCCGATCTGAACAGTGCAAATGCTCTCCGAGGGCTAATGGAGAAGGTAGGAGTCGCACCAGATGTGTACACCTATGGTGCTTTTATGCAAGGGTTGTGTAAGACAGGGAGGATACGTGATGCAATGGAGATGTTTGAGGAAATGCATGAGAGAGGTGTGAACCCCAACACTGTTGTGTTCACGACATTGATAGACGCACATTGCAAGGAGGGGAATGTGGCAGCTGGGTTGGAGTTGCACCAGGATATGGTTACAAGGGgcatcaagacggatttggtggCATACAATTCTTTGGTGAATGGTCTTTGTCGGGTGCGAGATTTGAAAGCAGCCAATGACATTGTGGAGGAGATGAGGAACAATGGCCTCAAGCCAGACAAGATTACTTACACCACACTCATCGATGGCTGCTGCAAGGAGGGGGAGTTGGACATGGCAAGTGGAGATGAAACAAGAGATGTCAGACGAAGGGGTTGCATTGGATGAGGTCACATACACTGCGCTCATCTCGGGACTGAGCAAGGCAGGGCGTTCAGTTGATGCAGAAAGGATCCTATGTGAGATGGTGGAGGTTGGTTTGGAACCTGACAACACGACATACACAATGGTGATTGATGCCTTCTGTAAGAATAGTGATGTGAAGACAGGCTTTAAGCTACTGAAAGAGATGCAGAATAAGGGCCGAAAACCGGGAGTTGTAACATATAATGTGGTTATGAATGGCTTCTGCATTCTGGGGCAGATGAAGAATGCGGACATGCTTCTGAATGCGATGCTTAATATTGGGGTGTGCCCAGATGATATAACATACAACATTCTTTTGGACGGACATTGCAAGCATGGAAAAGTTAGAGATGCTGAAGAACTGAAAAGTGCAAAAGGAATGGTTTCAGATTTTGGGGTTATATACTTCACTAATCAATGAATTTGTCAAGAAGAAATCGACTAAGAATTACCATGATAATGGATAGTTTTGCTAGGTAAAGATACTTATTTTACTTCCCTACCTGTGATAACCTTAGAGCTTGAAGATTGACAATGCAACATGAATACGATTTTCACACTCAGATTGATGAATATGATAAAGGTACCTTATTGAGCAGTGAGCACACATACTCGGCTTTGAAGATTGCTGTCTGGGAGGGGAAAAGCAGACGGTTCTAGCAAATCAAGGTTTGGATATGTTTCATGATTCTCTGTTTATTAGTCAAAGTATCTTGATGAGAACTATAGTTTGCGTAGATCTGAGATGTCTTAGCAGTCGGTCTATCTGGTGCATGGCTCTGGTTGTGCCTGTTGGATTCAAACTACAAGTACTGTCTTGCAGTCATGCTACAAGATAAGATAGCAGATTTGCATCTGTTTCAAAGTTAAGACATCACAGATTCACAGCAAATTCTCGCAGATTGTCAGATATCTGAGATGATTACAAGTAAGGCATTTCTTCTTAGTAAATTATTAAATGACCTATCTCTATCTAACCAACTTgtggctaagatcatttttttcCTTCAAGGAAGCTAAACTTGCTATCATCAATTCGTCACCCATCTTGGTCTGATGATACAGGCTTCTGCGGTAATCTCAATTTGCTTGTCATCATGATTGAATATGTAGTGTCATGCAAAGTTCAGTCTTTACTTGACCAAAGTGAGGCGcagagatatttatttattattatcttTCCCCTATATTTATCGAAAATTAAATAAGAGTAGACTAGCATTAGATTCTGCAACTAGATAATGTAATGGGATGTTACGAAGGAGAAGAATTACAACTTTCTTTAGTTTATTGCAGCCTACTGAATTTTTGTTTCCAAATGCTTGATACCTTCAACAACTATCTAGCTTGAACGGCCTTTGCCATCCCATATGCTGCTGCTGAAGCAAGTGCTCCAATAATAGGAGTTTGGACAGCACTGATGAATGGCCGATTCCCAGTAAAGCGACCCATTGATGTAGCCAAAGAAAAGTAGTGCGGCCAATGTGACTCCAACAGATATGAGCATGGCATTCTGGGCTGTGGAGACGAACATGTAGGGCAGGAGAGGGACCAATCCACCGATCACATAAGATAGAGCGATAGTAAAAGCACTCTGCGGAGCCCTTTTAGGATCTGCTTTCTCCAATCCCAGCTCAAACCTGAACACATTTCCCTGGTTAGTTGAGAAAACCAATTTACCTTCCGTTAATGACATTTCTAAGTTTTTCATCATCATTCTTGGGTTGTTTATGACTAATAATAACATTATGTTTTATGTTTTTCATTCTCAACAGTTTTATGAACTACTGCAAAGCAATTCAATCTTGTCCCACCATGATTCGTGGCCATTTGCTTCCAAACTACAAAATGAGTGAGCAGGGCTACTCAAAAGTGGGAACCAGTGGTAGTGGATGTAACAGTTGATCATACCTCATCATGAAGTCTAGCCAAGCTTGAGGGTTTCTCCTGAGCCCGTCGATGACAGGGCCATACTCCTGCGGTTCAAGCCCATACTGTGACATGATCTCTCCAATCTCAGCAGCCTCTGGAATGGATGATCAATCAAGGATTCAAAATCAGGATGCCAGTCATATATAAACACACCAACGGTCATGAGAAATGCTACTTAATGAACTGGTATCCATGTACCAGTGTCTGGGACGGTGATGATCTCCTCCTGCTCCCTTTTCATCTCCCGCTTGTAATGATCTGCCTCGCTCTGGGCCGCAAGGTACCTACCACATGGCGCGGGCGCGGATCAGAAATTCAGAATCATGCGTTAGTCAGTTAGTGGACACCTTTTTTAATTGGAAACAATTGTGGTGTTTGTCTTGTTCTCACATAGAAAGATGGAATCATTGTTTTCCACTTTGCTCGGCCTAAAAGCTGTGATAACTACTTGTAACACAAAGCGTGCTGGAGGAGCACGTGAAAGAGGGCCACACACTTGTCTATCACGAGCTAGCTTTTGTCCTAACGATTTCCTTTTTGGGTTGGATGAGGGCCAATTTACAAGTAGCTGGTGCAAAGCACATGTGACATGTCCATATCTGCTGAACAGTGCAAACTTACAGGCTGATATTTTTCCAGTTTAGTGTTCGTTATTATGCTATGAGTACTAGCGCTATACACTCATCAAATACTCGAGGCAGATAAGACGTCTCTAATTCTCTACCAAGGACGACTGCGAAATTAGAGATGTCTTCCCGAATGTAATTGCGCATGCATGAATTAAATTTTCCCTCATACGTAACTCAATATATTCAGCTCACAGTTCAGTTTATATAAAACTTAAAATCTGATACCCAGTCAACGTAAAAGGATAAACGGAAGAATCTGATACCCAGTCAACGTAAAAGGATAAACGGAAGGAAGTCTCTGGTAGCTTCCGCTTAGATAGTTAGATCAGTCGTGAGTCGTGATGAGAATGGGAGGGGAAGCAACGAGAGAGACAAGAGTTTGATCATGCAGTTACCCTCCAAGTCCCATGGAGATGGCGCCGGCGGCGACCTCTGCGAGTCCGGCGGTGAGGACGAGCGAGGAGGGCGTGCTGGCTCCGGAGAGCCCCGCGGAGAGGGCGAACACTACAGGATTCTGGTTCTTTGCTGAGTGCAGGCCGTACTCGGCAAAGCCcgctttacactcggcaaaggctttgccgagtgctgcactcggcaaagaattcgtcggcaaagaattctttgccgagtgctacctgtcaggcactcggcaaagcctttgccgagtgccatgtcagcactcggcaaagttaacgTCCACCGTCATCCgccggtttctttgccgagtgctgacgtggcaggcactcggcaaagagtttttaattttttttaaaaaataatatttgccgagtgccgctctgacaggcgctcggcaaagtaattttttttttgaaacaatctttgccgagtgctgacactcggcaaacttatggtcactttgccgagtgccgtgtcagcactcggcaaagctgttgTGCTAGGAAAAACTTccccagctttgccgagggctggcactcgacaaagaggttctttgccgagggccgaccacgtggcagtcggcaaaggcgagCCGGCCACGtgtcagctctttgccgagtgcctaacggccggcactcggcaaagatgacgGCCATGGATGCCGCTTGCCCCtggcactctttgccgagtgcccatgtttgccgagagcccggcactcggcaaagaacttctttgccgagtgcctgagtttGTCGaaagtcgggcactcggcaaaagtgcTAGGTTTGGCGCTCGGTAAagtggctctttgccgagtgtccgagttTTGCCACTCGACAAACCTCTACGTACTCGGCAAAGATCCACTTTCCTGTAGTGGAAGGGCACGCTGAGGCCGTCAGACACCCCCGTGATGACGTCGCGCACCACCTCCCCCGCCGTGAAGTGCCGCTCCCGGTGGCTCGGCCGCTTCTCCAGCATCGGCTGCCCCCGCGTCGCCGCCGTCCATAGATTGCCCGACGCCGGTGGAGAGGGAAGCGCGCCCGTGGCGGACGGGGCTCCGCAGTGCACGCTTGTTCGAGTTTCGGGTGGAACGCTGCGTGCGTGGGCGTGGGACTGGTGTCTGGTGGTGGTTTTTGAATTCTGAATCTCCGTCTCTTTGTTTATAGTAGGAGTCCATGAAACCGTGGGCTTTTGTTCCTTAGGTGGACCTTTGGTGTGTCACTGGCCCACAGGAAAGATGATGCATTTGCTGTCGGGCCTCAAGCCGGCCGttctttttagggcatcaagcaACTGATTTGTTCCCGTACGGCCCGCTGCTAGGACTGGGATGCATTCCGGCCGCAGGCAGGCGCAGCCGTGCAGAACAGAAGTTACTGCGGCAACAAAGATGTGCCAAGGCCTCCCTTGCTGAAAATTACCGGATTTACTTATATTCATCTAGAGAGCACCAACACCAGTGCTTATTTGATCAGCTGGACTTTATTTCGAAATTCGGTCAACACAGATTATGTTACCACGAACACAACGAATTAAGAGAGGAAAAGGCTGTTTCCTAGCTCATTTCCACTGCAAGCCCCGGAACTTCGCAGCTTCAACTTCAAGCGCCTTGTCTCTGCCTCTGCCTGATCTATGAAACCACCCATGGCATCTACCTCCACTACGAACGCTGCTTCTCCAGTTCCTCAATGAATCTGACGAAGTTGAGGATGATTTTCTTGCCTTCAGGGGTGATGATGCTCTCCGGGTGGAATTGGACACCCTGAAAACAGTACCGTTACCAGTCACTATAATACAAGTCCAGAATTAAGGAGAACATAATCCTCGGTGGGACTCAAAAGGACAGCATATGCATCCAATGGCATGCACAAAACGTTGGGAAATAGGTGTACCTGGATGTGTTTGTACTTCTTGTGGCGAGCAGCCATGATAAGTCCATCTTCAGTCCATGCAGTAGCCTCTAAAGCATCATGTGGGAAGGTTTCTTCCTCAATGACCAAGCTGTGGTACCTCGCGGCTGTAAAAGGGCTGTACATGGAAGCAAAGGGTGGTGTCAACTCGGAAGGTTTACTTGGGAGTACCATAAACTGAATTAAATAACCATAAACTGAATTAAATAACTGGCATTGAATTCTAACAGAGGTTTTATAATAATATAAGGGAAATGGTATATATTACCATCTCCTTCAATAACTCaagaaaacatttattttaaagaAATAAGAGGTTAGGAACTTCTCATACATGGCTGAATGACTTATCAATAAAAAGCAGAATGACCCACAGAAACTGAGTTAGTTGCATGGCATGTTGTTATACAAAAGGCACTCCATGAAAACTAGTAATAAATTATGCCAATTTATAGTCATGAACAGTATAACAAGCCACGAGAATCGGTAAGAATAGTGAACAACAACAAACAAAATAACATTCAGATGATTCAATGGTTCAGAAATTAAACCATACTGAATATTTGCTTTCTTAAAAGCAGAGCAAAACTCTTTTGTTTAAAATAAGGAATTAAATCATACTTTGACAAGCCATTGAATAAGGCCTTTCCTAATTCCTCGTCGTAATAAACTGGAGAGCTTTTCCCATGCATCACTCCAGAAGGAGCACGGATAATCTTTCCTGCATATTCATGTCATAaatgtttgagagaca from Miscanthus floridulus cultivar M001 chromosome 11, ASM1932011v1, whole genome shotgun sequence includes these protein-coding regions:
- the LOC136490733 gene encoding LOW QUALITY PROTEIN: putative pentatricopeptide repeat-containing protein At1g09680 (The sequence of the model RefSeq protein was modified relative to this genomic sequence to represent the inferred CDS: deleted 2 bases in 2 codons); amino-acid sequence: MHRGKALRSRPIQRRPPAAEPPPPVSPPWYAAPRSTLPPPGEADPLLITASEVALGLPVHPAPLPAAAPAPLLRLLPAFTSAHFLSLLRRNPLALQPLPLLSLFRVLLASPPGLFRHTPASFLSMSHLLIAHRLPHLALPLLRLLVSRLGRDSPPRLLPLLLSAASTDDPAPLVSAVAKAYADEGLLPDGCSLLLLALRRGVRVTLPAWSDLMNRLPSIPEAYTFYLQLLDAGVPPEAKQFNMLMRDMIRSGKLASARNVFDEMLRRGVQPTVVTFNTLMSGMCKASDLNSANALRGLMEKVGVAPDVYTYGAFMQGLCKTGRIRDAMEMFEEMHERGVNPNTVVFTTLIDAHCKEGNVAAGLELHQDMVTRGIKTDLVAYNSLVNGLCRVRDLKAANDIVEEMRNNGLKPDKITYTTLIDGCCKEGELDMAVEMKQEMSDEGVALDEVTYTALISGLSKAGRSVDAERILCEMVEVGLEPDNTTYTMVIDAFCKNSDVKTGFKLLKEMQNKGRKPGVVTYNVVMNGFCILGQMKNADMLLNAMLNIGVCPDDITYNILLDGHCKHGKVRDAEELKSAKGMVSDLGLYTSLINEFVKKKSTKNYHDNG